In Populus trichocarpa isolate Nisqually-1 chromosome 16, P.trichocarpa_v4.1, whole genome shotgun sequence, a genomic segment contains:
- the LOC7482610 gene encoding BTB/POZ domain-containing protein At3g08570, with translation MVSENLLSSSKRSPTTPNFCNSFTTRIFSDVAGDITIVVDGESFLLHKFPLVSRSGKIRKMVADAKDSNISKLELCNLPGGPHTFELAMKFCYGMNFEITTANVAHLRCAAEYLEMTEDYREENLIARTETYLNEFVVHSLERSVEVLATCELLPPIAEEVGIPNRCIEAIAINACKEQLVSGLSHLDCNSESTELKSSCLEWWVEDLSVLRIDYYQRVICAMRSVGVRLDSIVASLMHYAQISLKGIGKSQIWNPARMKSSPNMEENDQSIIVETLVSLMPTDKSSSIPLNFLFGMLRMAIMLDAAIACRLELERRIAFRLEMVSLDDLLIPSVRSGDSLFDVDTVHRILVNFLQRVEEEENEDCGYESEGIGSPGHGSLLKVGRLIDSYLAETAPDPYLSLQKFTAMIEILPDYARVIDDGLYRAIDIYLKAHPLLSEHECKKLCKLIDCQKLSQEACNHAAQNDRLPVQMTVQVLYSEQLRLKNALSGSSGDGFLSQRISSGIPSAAMSPRDNYASLRRENRELKLEISRMRVRLSELEKEQMYMKQGMIDKSGNGKTFFTSLSKGIGRIGIFSGPGGGRHQKSGRKPRGPEGKTGRSRRHSMS, from the exons atggtgtctGAGaaccttctttcttcttctaagAGATCACCTACTACTCCTAACTTCTGCAACTCCTTCACTACTCG TATCTTTTCAGATGTTGCAGGAGACATTACAATTGTTGTGGATGGGGAGTCTTTTCTACTGCATAAG TTTCCCCTTGTGTCTCGAAGTGGAAAGATACGGAAAATGGTTGCAGATGCAAAGGACTCAAATATTTCGAAATTGGAGCTCTGCAACTTACCCGGTGGGCCCCATACATTTGAACTTGCCATGAAATTCTGTTATGGCATGAACTTTGAGATCACAACTGCAAATGTTGCCCATCTGCGCTGCGCTGCTGAATACCTGGAAATGACTGAAGACTACCGGGAAGAAAACCTCATTGCCCGCACGGAGACTTATCTGAATGAATTTGTGGTGCACAGTCTTGAAAGGTCTGTCGAAGTCCTTGCTACTTGTGAGCTGCTACCTCCCATAGCAGAGGAAGTGGGAATTCCAAACAGATGTATAGAGGCCATTGCCATCAATGCTTGCAAGGAGCAGTTGGTGTCAGGCCTGTCCCATTTAGATTGCAATAGTGAATCCACAGAACTTAAGAGTAGCTGTCTAGAGTGGTGGGTCGAGGATCTCTCGGTGCTAAGGATTGATTATTACCAAAGAGTTATCTGTGCCATGCGAAGTGTAGGAGTCCGGCTAGATAGCATTGTTGCCTCTTTAATGCATTATGCCCAGATATCATTAAAGGGTATTGGAAAATCTCAGATTTGGAATCCAGCGAGGATGAAATCAAGTCCTAACATGGAGGAAAATGATCAGAGTATAATTGTAGAAACTCTTGTAAGTCTAATGCCAACAGATAAGAGCTCTTCCATTCCATTGAATTTTCTGTTCGGGATGTTAAGGATGGCCATCATGTTGGATGCTGCTATTGCATGTAGGCTTGAGCTTGAAAGACGAATAGCTTTTAGGTTGGAAATGGTTTCACTTGATGATCTTCTTATACCATCTGTCCGGAGTGGGGATTCATTATTTGATGTCGATACTGTCCATCGGATACTAGTAAATTTTCTGCAGcgtgttgaagaagaagaaaatgaagattgtGGGTATGAATCTGAAGGCATTGGATCTCCTGGCCATGGTTCGTTATTGAAAGTTGGAAGGCTTATCGATTCATATCTCGCAGAAACTGCTCCTGATCCATATTTGAGTTTGCAGAAATTCACTGCCATGATTGAGATACTCCCTGATTATGCTCGAGTGATTGATGATGGGCTTTATCGAGCAATTGACATATATTTGAAG GCTCATCCATTGCTATCTGAGCATGAATGTAAGAAGCTTTGCAAGTTGATAGACTGCCAAAAGCTATCACAAGAAGCGTGCAATCATGCTGCACAGAATGATCGTCTTCCAGTGCAGATGACAGTTCAAGTTCTCTACTCTGAGCAGCTACGTTTAAAGAATGCCTTGTCTGGAAGCTCAGGAGACGGGTTCCTATCACAGAGAATCAGCAGTGGCATACCCAGCGCAGCGATGTCGCCTCGAGATAATTATGCTTCTTTGCGGAGGGAAAACCGAGAACTAAAGCTTGAGATATCAAGAATGCGGGTGAGACTGAGTGAGTTGGAGAAGGAGCAGATGTACATGAAACAAGGGATGATTGACAAGTCAGGAAATGGAAAAACTTTCTTCACCTCACTATCGAAGGGAATCGGAAGGATTGGCATTTTTAGCGGCCCAGGAGGAGGGAGGCACCAAAAATCTGGTAGAAAGCCTCGCGGGCCAGAGGGGAAAACTGGCAGGAGTCGCCGGCATTCCATGTCCTAG
- the LOC7472491 gene encoding probable acetyltransferase TAP2 isoform X3, translated as MLTVSCEVVGYWALCAGFLKDNSTQVVESPSTLEEEEEPQPEEFVLVEKTEEDGVVEQIIFSSGGDVDIYDLQTLCDKVGWPRRPLSKLDAALKNSYMVATLHSIRKSPGSEGNDQKKLIGMARATSDHAFNATIWDVLVDPSYQGQGLGKTLVEKIIRALLQRDIGNITLFADSQVVEFYRNLGFEPDPEGIKGMFWYPKY; from the exons ATGCTTACGGTGTCGTGTGAGGTTGTAGGCTACTGGGCATTGTGTGCTGG GTTCTTGAAGGATAATTCGACACAAGTTGTGGAATCACCCTCTACGCTcgaagaagaggaagaaccaCAGCCTGAAGAGTTTGTTCTTGTGGAAAAGACTGAGGAAGATGGAGTGGTTGAGCAAATAATATTCTCTTCTGGTGGGGATGTTGATATTTATGATCTGCAGACCCTGTGTGATAAG GTGGGCTGGCCTAGAAGGCCACTGTCAAAATTAGATGCAGCTTTAAAAAATAGCTACATGGTAGCCACATTGCATTCTATACGGAAATCACCTGGATCGG AGGGGAATGACCAAAAGAAGCTTATTGGCATGGCTCGTGCTACATCTGATCATGCCTTCAATGCTACAATTTGGGATGTTCTGGTTGATCCTAGCTATCAG GGCCAAGGCCTTGGTAAGACACTTGTTGAAAAGATTATTAGAGCTCTTCTACAAAGGGACATTGGCAATATAACGCTATTTGCAGATAGTCAAG TAGTAGAGTTCTATCGGAATTTGGGATTTGAACCTGATCCTGAGGGCATTAAAGGTATGTTTTGGTACCCAAAGTACTAG
- the LOC7472491 gene encoding histone acetyltransferase TAP1 isoform X1: MLILNVLNVVARPSILPNFSAQPSNHQFNYINYRLANTGVRKLKVSRLRSNFWDSIRSGFLKDNSTQVVESPSTLEEEEEPQPEEFVLVEKTEEDGVVEQIIFSSGGDVDIYDLQTLCDKVGWPRRPLSKLDAALKNSYMVATLHSIRKSPGSEGNDQKKLIGMARATSDHAFNATIWDVLVDPSYQGQGLGKTLVEKIIRALLQRDIGNITLFADSQVVEFYRNLGFEPDPEGIKGMFWYPKY; encoded by the exons ATGCTAATCCTAAACGTCCTAAACGTCGTCGCGCGTCCCTCCAt ATTGCCAAATTTTTCAGCTCAACCATCTAATCATCAATTCAATTATATCAACTACCGACTTGCAAATACAGGCGT AAGAAAGCTTAAGGTTTCGAGACTCAGGTCTAACTTTTGGGACTCCATAAGATCAGG GTTCTTGAAGGATAATTCGACACAAGTTGTGGAATCACCCTCTACGCTcgaagaagaggaagaaccaCAGCCTGAAGAGTTTGTTCTTGTGGAAAAGACTGAGGAAGATGGAGTGGTTGAGCAAATAATATTCTCTTCTGGTGGGGATGTTGATATTTATGATCTGCAGACCCTGTGTGATAAG GTGGGCTGGCCTAGAAGGCCACTGTCAAAATTAGATGCAGCTTTAAAAAATAGCTACATGGTAGCCACATTGCATTCTATACGGAAATCACCTGGATCGG AGGGGAATGACCAAAAGAAGCTTATTGGCATGGCTCGTGCTACATCTGATCATGCCTTCAATGCTACAATTTGGGATGTTCTGGTTGATCCTAGCTATCAG GGCCAAGGCCTTGGTAAGACACTTGTTGAAAAGATTATTAGAGCTCTTCTACAAAGGGACATTGGCAATATAACGCTATTTGCAGATAGTCAAG TAGTAGAGTTCTATCGGAATTTGGGATTTGAACCTGATCCTGAGGGCATTAAAGGTATGTTTTGGTACCCAAAGTACTAG
- the LOC7482608 gene encoding acid phosphatase 1, whose translation MVHRLREVLLLFSFLAILPKATGVEAYSRGGVIQESAAYCLSWRLAVEANNVRAWRTVPSQCLRYVETYMLGGQYDRDLDLIVDQILSYVNEIVPSSDGMDAWILDVDDTCISNVFYYRGKRYGCDPYDPAGFRAWALKGGCPAIPAVLGLFDYLVQSGFKVFLVTGRDKEALGQVTIDNLHIQGFIGYERIILRTAEFIGQSAVAYKSEIRRQLEKEGYRIWGNVGDQWSDLQGECLGNRTFKLPNPMYFVP comes from the exons ATGGTGCACAGATTACGGGAggtgttgttgttattttcgTTCCTAGCGATCTTACCCAAGGCTACTGGGGTTGAGGCTTATTCTCGCGGCGGCGTGATACAGGAAAGTGCTGCCTATTGCCTGAGCTGGAGGTTGGCTGTGGAGGCTAACAATGTGCGTGCGTGGCGCACGGTCCCTTCTCAATGCTTGCGATACGTTGAAACTTACATGCTTGGAGGACAGTATGACAGGGACCTTGACTTGATTGTGGACCAAATCTTGAGTTATGTGAATGAGATAGTTCCTTCTAGTGATGGCATGGACGCTTGGATCCTAGATGTTGATGACACCTGCATCTCCAATGTCTTCTACTACAGAGGAAAGAGATATGG GTGTGATCCATACGATCCAGCTGGTTTCAGGGCATGGGCATTAAAGGGAGGATGTCCAGCAATTCCTGCTGTTCTTGGATTGTTTGACTACCTAGTTCAAAGTGGTTTTAAAGTATTCCTAGTCACTGGCAGAGACAAAGAAGCTCTTGGCCAAGTCACAATTGATAATCTGCATATTCAGGGTTTCATCGGCTACGAGAGAATAATCTTGAG GACAGCAGAATTCATAGGACAAAGCGCAGTGGCATACAAGTCAGAAATAAGAAGGCAATTAGAAAAGGAAGGGTACAGAATATGGGGGAATGTGGGTGATCAATGGAGTGATCTTCAGGGAGAATGTTTAGGAAACCGGACATTCAAGCTACCAAATCCAATGTATTTTGTTCCCTGA
- the LOC7472490 gene encoding proteasome subunit alpha type-6: MSRGSGAGYDRHITIFSPEGRLFQVEYAFKAVKAASTTSIGVRGSDSVCVVTQKKVPDKLLDQTSVTHLFPITKFLGLLATGITADARNLVQQARNEAAEFRFRYGYEMPVDALARWIADKSQVYTQHAYMRPLGVVAMILGIDEENGPQLYKCDPAGHFYGHKATSAGLKEQEAINFLEKKMKNDPALSYEETVQTAISALQSVLQEDFKATEIEVGVVRTGDCVFRVLSTEEIDEHLTAISERD, from the exons atgagcAGAGGAAGCGGAGCTGGATATGATCGGCATATCACCATATTCTCCCCTGAAGGCCGCCTCTTTCAAGTCG AGTATGCGTTCAAGGCAGTGAAGGCAGCTTCCACCACTTCCATTGGAGTTCGTGGCAGCGATTCTGTATGTGTTGTTACTCAAAAGAAGGTTCCG GACAAGCTTTTGGATCAGACTAGTGTTACTCACCTTTTCCCTATTACCAAGTTCCTTGGATTACTGGCCACCGGCATTACTG ctgaTGCAAGGAATTTAGTGCAACAAGCAAGGAATGAAGCGGCGGAGTTTAGGTTTAGATATGGGTATGAAATGCCTGTGGATGCATTAGCCAGATG GATAGCAGACAAATCGCAAGTTTATACACAGCATGCATATATGAGACCTCTTGGAGTAG TTGCTATGATTTTGGGTATTGATGAAGAGAACGGGCCTCAGCTTTACAAGTGTGATCCAGCTGGCCACTTTTATGGTCACAAG GCTACAAGTGCTGGATTGAAAGAACAAGAGGCTATCAATTtcctggaaaagaaaatgaaaaatgaccCTGCTCTCTCCTATGAGGAAACTGTGCAG ACTGCTATTTCTGCTCTGCAATCTGTTCTCCAAGAGGATTTCAAGGCTACTGAGATAGAG GTGGGAGTTGTGAGAACAGGTGACTGTGTTTTTAGAGTGCTGTCCACTGAGGAAATTGATGAACATTTAACTGCTATCAGTGAACGTGATTGA
- the LOC7472491 gene encoding probable acetyltransferase TAP2 isoform X2, producing MLILNVLNVVARPSILPNFSAQPSNHQFNYINYRLANTGVRKLKVSRLRSNFWDSIRSGFLKDNSTQVVESPSTLEEEEEPQPEEFVLVEKTEEDGVVEQIIFSSGGDVDIYDLQTLCDKCTWRSYLTEGNDQKKLIGMARATSDHAFNATIWDVLVDPSYQGQGLGKTLVEKIIRALLQRDIGNITLFADSQVVEFYRNLGFEPDPEGIKGMFWYPKY from the exons ATGCTAATCCTAAACGTCCTAAACGTCGTCGCGCGTCCCTCCAt ATTGCCAAATTTTTCAGCTCAACCATCTAATCATCAATTCAATTATATCAACTACCGACTTGCAAATACAGGCGT AAGAAAGCTTAAGGTTTCGAGACTCAGGTCTAACTTTTGGGACTCCATAAGATCAGG GTTCTTGAAGGATAATTCGACACAAGTTGTGGAATCACCCTCTACGCTcgaagaagaggaagaaccaCAGCCTGAAGAGTTTGTTCTTGTGGAAAAGACTGAGGAAGATGGAGTGGTTGAGCAAATAATATTCTCTTCTGGTGGGGATGTTGATATTTATGATCTGCAGACCCTGTGTGATAAG TGTACTTGGAGAAGTTATTTGACAGAGGGGAATGACCAAAAGAAGCTTATTGGCATGGCTCGTGCTACATCTGATCATGCCTTCAATGCTACAATTTGGGATGTTCTGGTTGATCCTAGCTATCAG GGCCAAGGCCTTGGTAAGACACTTGTTGAAAAGATTATTAGAGCTCTTCTACAAAGGGACATTGGCAATATAACGCTATTTGCAGATAGTCAAG TAGTAGAGTTCTATCGGAATTTGGGATTTGAACCTGATCCTGAGGGCATTAAAGGTATGTTTTGGTACCCAAAGTACTAG
- the LOC7482609 gene encoding V-type proton ATPase subunit E2 produces the protein MNDADVSRQIQQMARFIRQEAEEKANEISVSAEEEFNIEKLQILEAEKKRIRQEFERKTKQVDIRRKIEYSMQLNASRIKVLQAQDDIVNSMKESASKQLLRVSNNKKEYKKLLKDLIVQSLIRLKEPAVLLRCREVDRKIVESVLEDASRLYAEKTKVHAPDVTIDTTVYLPPPPKSSDSHDPFCSGGVVMASKDGKIVFENTLDARLDVAFGKKLPEIRKQLLGKLGA, from the exons ATGAACGATGCAGATGTGTCAAGGCAGATACAGCAAATGGCCAGATTCATCCGTCAAGAGGCGGAGGAGAAGGCCAACGAGATTTCTGTCTCCGCCGAGGAG GAATTTAACATCGAGAAGCTGCAAATCCTGGaagctgaaaagaaaaggatcagACAAGAATTCGAACGGAAGACTAAGCAAGTTGATATACGGAGGAAGAT CGAGTACTCGATGCAGCTGAATGCGTCGCGTATAAAAGTTCTTCAAGCACAGGATGATATTGTGAATTCCATGAAAGAATCTGCTAGCAAGCAACTTCTGCGTGTTTCGAACAACAAGAAGGAATACAAGAAGCTTCTCAAGGATTTGATTGTTCAG AGTTTAATCCGACTGAAGGAGCCAGCAGTTCTGCTCCGATGCAGAGAGGTTGACCGTAAGATTGTCGAGTCGGTTCTGGAGGATGCAAGCCGCTTATATGCAGAGAAAACCAAAGTACATGCTCCTGATGTTACCATTGATACCACTGTATACCTTCCGCCACCTCCGAAATCTTCGGACTCTCACGATCCTTTTTG TTCCGGCGGAGTGGTAATGGCCTCAAAAGATGGGAAGATAGTTTTTGAGAACACTTTGGATGCAAGATTGGATGTTGCCTTCGGAAAGAAACTGCCAGAG ATCCGAAAGCAGCTTCTTGGAAAATTAGGAGCATGA